Proteins from one Gallus gallus isolate bGalGal1 chromosome 15, bGalGal1.mat.broiler.GRCg7b, whole genome shotgun sequence genomic window:
- the GPR25 gene encoding apelin receptor A isoform X1: protein MLPHCILSASLFHLCCFPTVSLLLPTASLLLPYCIPACIPVASLLHPCLHHCCFPTASLLHPCSISAAPLLYPCCFLLHLCCFPTASLPVSPPASRSLHPLPLTFPPAQSPLPQPRLGPPTLGAALWVPAPPPSPPGAAPTALRLRGAVRGVPLLRGSAAGRGGRRGAMEYAEADYYYGEAEEEEEGNGTACAWQADWEASFALLPALYALVFVLGLAGNALVLLTVWRGPRAKRRSADAYIGNLALADLAFVATLPLWAAYTALRFHWPFGAALCKLSSYLVLLNMFASAFCLGGLSAERYRAVLRAAPPPPRAASARLRRPAALGPLAALWAAAAAAALPALLLREARRDARNRTLCDLRLGGEGGGAERAAAALSLGTTALGFAAPLLLMAVCYCCVGSAVRRHLRPRRAEAAARRRLLRLIAALVGVFAGCWLPFHLLKSLFVLAAAGLLELPCALLGLISRLHPYATCLAYLNSCLNPLLYAFLDGRFRAQCRALLGLRGARPPPAASSTPSAPTQRSELPSSGGTKV from the coding sequence ATGCTTCCCCACTGCATCCTTAGTGCATCCCTgttccatctctgctgcttccctaCTGTATCCCTGTTGCTTCCTACTGCATCCTTGCTGCTTCCCTACTGCATCCCTGCCTGCATCCCTGTTGCTTCCCTACTGCATCCCTGCCTGCATCACTGCTGCTTCCCCACTGCATCCTTACTGCATCCCTgttccatctctgctgctcccctaCTGTATCCCTGTTGCTTCCtactgcatctctgctgcttccctaCTGCATCCCTACCTGTATCCCCGCCTGCATCCCgctccctccatcccctccctcTCACGTTCCCCCCCGCACAAAGCCCTCTCCCGCAGCCCCGGCTCGGCCCCCCCACCCTCGGGGCCGCACTTTGGGTACCCGCACCCCCTCCGTCGCCCCCCGGAGCCGCTCCCACCGCTCTCCGCCTCCGCGGGGCGGTGCGCGGGGTCCCCTTATTAAGGGGGAGCGccgcggggcgcggggggcggcgcggggcgatGGAGTACGCGGAGGCGGATTATTACTACGgggaggcggaggaggaggaggagggcaaCGGGACGGCGTGCGCCTGGCAGGCGGACTGGGAGGCGTCCTTCGCGCTGCTGCCCGCGCTCTACGCGCTGGTCTTCGTGCTGGGGCTGGCGGGCAACGCGCTGGTGCTGCTGACGGTGTGGCGCGGCCCCCGAGCCAAGCGGCGCTCGGCCGACGCCTACATCGGCAACCTGGCGCTGGCCGACCTGGCCTTCGTGGCCACGCTGCCGCTGTGGGCCGCCTACACGGCGCTGCGCTTCCACTGGCCCTTCGGCGCGGCGCTCTGCAAGCTCAGCAGCTACCTGGTGCTGCTCAACATGTTCGCCTCCGCCTTCTGCCTGGGCGGCCTCAGCGCCGAGCGTTACCGCGCCGTGCTccgcgccgcccccccgccgccccgcgccgcctccGCGCGTCTCCGCCGCCCCGCGGCTCTGGGCCCTCTGGCCGCGCTgtgggcggcggcggcggcggcggctctgCCCGCTCTGCTGCTCCGCGAGGCGCGGAGGGACGCGCGGAACCGCACGCTGTGCGACCTGCGGCtgggcggggaggggggcggcgcggagcgggcggcggcggcgctcaGCCTCGGCACCACCGCGCTGGGCTTCGCCGCCCCGCTGCTGCTCATGGCCGTGTGTTACTGCTGCGTGGGGAGCGCCGTCCGCCGCCACCTGCGGCCCCGCAGAGCCGAAGCGGCGGCGAGGAGGCGGCTGCTGCGGTTGATCGCCGCGCTGGTCGGGGTGTTCGCCGGCTGCTGGCTGCCTTTCCACCTGCTGAAGAGCCTCTTCGTGCTGGCCGCGGCcgggctgctggagctgccgTGCGCGCTGCTCGGCCTCATCTCCCGCCTGCATCCCTACGCCACCTGCCTCGCCTACCTCAACAGCTGCCTCAACCCGCTGCTCTACGCCTTCCTCGACGGCCGCTTCCGCGCGCAGTGCCgggcgctgctggggctgcgCGGAGCCCGAccgccccccgccgcctcctccaCGCCGAGCGCTCCGACGCAGCGCTCCGAGCTGCCCTCCTCGGGGGGCACCAAGGTGTAG